Proteins encoded by one window of Lycium barbarum isolate Lr01 chromosome 11, ASM1917538v2, whole genome shotgun sequence:
- the LOC132619747 gene encoding uncharacterized protein LOC132619747 — MFGSIIDVLDALVVDAYSPDESAKAIGYLEACQTFKIAFMLHLMRDILGIIDDLNKSLQKKEQDIANTMLLVEVAKRRLQSLREDAWDEHIDKVSTFCIRTHDHFNEVTTDLLHGVACLNPVDSFSSFNIKKIMRMAELYPDDFDEFSRGALENQLATYIIDVRDIDERFANLNGLCDLSRKLVQTKKNLNFPLVFRLVKFSLLLPVATASVERAFSAMKFIKNDLRNQMNDGLLSDCVVPYVEKDVFINISNDAIVKTFQEMKPRRVQLR; from the exons ATGTTTGGCTCTATTATTGATGTTCTTGATGCACTTGTTGTTGATGCATATTCTCCAGATGAAAGTGCTAAGGCAATAGGATATCTTGAAGCTTGTCAAACATTTAAGATTGCTTTTATGTTGCATTTGATGAGAGATATCTTAGGAATCATAGATGATCTTAATAAATCATTACAAAAGAAAGAACAGGATATTGCAAATACTATGCTGCTCGTTGAAGTAGCAAAGAGAAGGTTGCAATCGTTGAGGGAGGATGCCTGGGATGAGCATATTGATAAGGTATCGACATTTTGTATCAG AACTCATGATCATTTTAACGAGGTGACTACTGATTTGCTTCATGGAGTTGCTTGTTTGAATCCAGTTGACTCATTTTCTAGTTTTAACATCAAGAAGATAATGAGGATGGCTGAATTATATCCTGACGATTTTGATGAATTTAGTAGGGGTGCTCTTGAGAATCAGCTTGCGACATACATTATTGATGTCCGTGATATTGATGAAAGGTTCGCCAATCTGAATGGTCTTTGTGATCTCTCAAGAAAACTAGTTCAAACGAAGAAGAACTTAAACTTTCCTCTTGTATTCCGCTTAGTGAAATTTTCTTTGCTTCTACCAGTTGCCACTGCATCCGTTGAAAGAGCGTTTTCGGCAATGAAGTTTATTAAGAATGACCTGCGGAATCAGATGAATGACGGACTTTTGAGCGACTGCGTAGTTCCTTATGTAGAAAAAGATGTATTTATTAATATTTCTAATGATGCTATTGTAAAAACATTTCAAGAGATGAAACCTCGTCGAGTACAGTTGCGATAA
- the LOC132619746 gene encoding uncharacterized protein LOC132619746 has product METSQNSLKKYFSKVPKSNLASHNQPNQEENVNQSEVPLHSSQRQETDLENANQSEVPLHSSQRQEIDLESLEYDPVKRTQILDYHPNVCDVIRRAYIRQGPCQPENHIFPPTNFYGDMRRFNPKWFQEYPDWLEYSVSNDATYCLYCYLFKDSNIHQGGGEVFSTIGFKSWNKKKSLWIHVVRLPVNQGFAFRGYDESKSSLNKGNFLEILSWYAKHCDKIHDYVLEHAPQNDRMTSPMIQKDIVTACKIKTIKAIIEELNGDYCALLVDESFDVSRKEQMAVVLRHVDRKGFVMERLIDIVHVQDTSALSLKSATVNLLSQHSLSLSYVRGQCYDGANNMQGEIKGLKKLIRQESFSAHSIHCFSHQLQLTLVAVSKKCIQVGELVLLVSNVLNVLGASFKRMDKFRESQKERIQEALDMGELTIGRGLHQELGLIKADESAKATRYLEACQTFKIAFMLHLMRDILGITDELNKSLQKKEQDIANAMLLVEVAKRRLQSFREDAWDELIDKVSTFCIRYNILIPNFDEPYVNSGRSRRKLADHTILHHYRYVVFYKIIDWQLQELNDRFNEVTTDLLHGVACLNPVDSFSSFNIKNIMRMAELYPDDFDEFSRGALENQLATYIIDVRDIDERFANLNGLCDLSRKLVQTKKHLNFPLVFRLVKFSLLLPVATASVERAFSAMKFIKTDLRNKMNDGLLSGCLVPYVEKDVFINISNDAIVKTFQEMKPR; this is encoded by the exons ATGGAAACG TCTCAAAACTCGCTGAAGAAGTATTTTTCCAAAGTACCAAAATCAAATTTGGCCTCTCATAATCAACCTAATCAGGAAGAAAATGTCAATCAATCGGAAGTACCATTGCATTCTTCTCAAAGACAAGAAACTGATTTAGAGAATGCCAATCAATCGGAAGTACCATTGCATTCATCTCAAAGACAAGAAATTGATTTAGAATCTTTAGAGTACGATCCGGTGAAAAGAACTCAAATCTTGGACTATCATCCAAACGTTTGTGATGTAATTAGGAGAGCATACATTCGACAAGGTCCTTGTCAACCTGAGAATCATATCTTTCCTCCAACAAATTTTTATGGAGATATGCGCCGTTTTAATCCTAAATGGTTTCAGGAATATCCTGATTGGTTGGAGTATAGCGTAAGTAACGATGCAACATATTGTTTGTATTGTTATTTATTTAAAGATAGTAACATTCATCAAGGTGGAGGTGAAGTATTTTCGACCATTGGGTTTAAGAGTTGGAATAAAAAGAAAAGTTTGTGGATACACGTTG TAAGACTTCCTGTAAATCAAGGATTTGCATTTCGGGGTTATGATGAGTCTAAATCATCACTTAATAAgggtaattttcttgaaattctcTCATGGTATGCGAAACACTGTGATAAAATTCATGATTATGTATTGGAACATGCTCCTCAGAATGACCGAATGACCTCTCCGATGATTCAAAAAGATATTGTGACTGCATGTAAGATAAAGACCATCAAAGCTATCATTGAGGAATTAAATGGTGACTACTGTGCCTTATTAGTTGATGAATCTTTTGATGTGTCACGTAAGGAGCAAATGGCTGTTGTTTTACGACATGTTGATCGAAAGGGATTTGTGATGGAGCGATTGATTGATATTGTACATGTTCAAGATACTAGTGCTTTATCTCTAAAGAGTGCAACTGTCAATTTACTTTCTCAACATTCATTGAGTCTATCTTATGTGCGCGGGCAATGTTACGATGGGGCAAACAATATGCAAGGTGAGATAAAAGGCCTTAAAAAGTTGATTAGGCAAGAAAGTTTCTCAGCACATTCTATTCATTGTTTTTCTCATCAACTTCAACTAACTCTTGTTGCGGTTTCTAAAAAATGTATTCAAGTGGGGGAACTTGTATTATTAGTTTCAAATGTTTTGAATGTGTTGGGAGCTTCTTTTAAGCGTATGGATAAATTTCGAGAATCTCAAAAAGAAAGAATTCAAGAGGCATTAGATATGGGTGAACTTACAATAGGTAGAGGCTTGCATCAAGAACTTGGTCTTATAAAAGCTG ATGAAAGTGCTAAGGCAACAAGATATCTTGAAGCTTGTCAAACATTTAAGATTGCTTTTATGTTGCATTTGATGAGAGATATCTTAGGAATCACAGATGAGCTTAATAAATCATTACAAAAGAAAGAACAGGATATTGCAAATGCTATGCTGCTCGTTGAAGTAGCAAAGAGAAGGTTGCAATCGTTTAGGGAGGATGCCTGGGATGAGCTTATTGATAAGGTATCGACATTTTGTATTAGGTATAACATTTTGATACCTAATTTTGATGAGCCTTATGTTAACTCTGGAAGATCACGGCGTAAACTTGCTGATCATACGATCTTACATCATTATCGTTATGTTGTGTTCTATAAAATTATTGATTGGCAACTTCAAGAACTCAATGATCGTTTTAACGAGGTGACTACTGATTTGCTTCATGGAGTTGCTTGTTTGAATCCGGTTGACTCATTTTCTAGTTTTAACATCAAGAACATAATGAGGATGGCTGAATTATATCCTGATGATTTTGATGAATTTAGTAGGGGTGCTCTTGAGAATCAGCTTGCGACATACATTATTGATGTCCGTGATATTGATGAAAGGTTCGCCAATCTAAATGGTCTTTGTGATCTCTCAAGAAAACTAGTTCAAACGAAGAAGCACTTAAACTTTCCTCTTGTATTCCGCTTAGTGAAATTTTCTTTGCTTCTACCAGTTGCCACTGCATCCGTTGAAAGAGCGTTTTCGGCAATGAAGTTTATTAAGACTGACCTGCGGAATAAGATGAATGACGGACTTTTGAGCGGCTGCTTAGTTCCTTATGTAGAAAAAGATGTATTTATTAATATTTCTAATGATGCTATTGTAAAAACATTTCAAGAGATGAAACCTCGTTGA